TTATCTGATTACATCACATATAATTATAAAACTATTGCTATCAGATTATGTTTCGCATTTTTACTGTAATTTATATCTTTTTAAAAATTTTATCTAAAAATTGAGTTGTATATAAAATTGTTTCATCCAGCCAGGGAGTAAAAAACCAAAAAGAATGGGGCGAATCCTTAATTGTATGAACCTCATTATATATATTATTCTGTTTTAAAATTGCAATCATATCGTTTCTTCCTGCATGAAACCTGTCAATACTACTATTTATAAATAATATTGGAGGTGAATTTTCATCAGTATGTGTAAGCGCTGAAGCATTTTTCCAATTTTCAGGATTCTCTACAGAAGTTCCTTTTAACCAAAAAGCTGCCATCTCACCCTCTGAGGATTCGGGATGTTTAAAAGCCAGAATGCCATCTATATTAATAATTGCATTTACATTTGATGAAGACTTGCTTTTATTCAAAACATCATCAAAAGCCGGATTCTTATTTGTTGTACCAATCAAAGCTGCCATTTGACCTCCTGAAGAGCATCCTAAAACAGCAATTTTGTATGGATCAATTTTAAATTTTTTAGCATTATCCTTTATAAATCTTATTGCATTTTTAACATCTAGAATTCCCTCCGGATACTTAGCTTCTAATGAAAGCCTGTACTCAATTGTAAAACAGGAATATCCTTGTGAAGCAATTCTTTGTGCCATCACTTTCATTTGATTTTTATTACCTGATTTCCAACCTCCTCCGTGAATCATAACTACACCGGGATTTTTTCTTTTGGTTTTATTTATATACGCATCCAAATGTAATGCTCTATTTTTATCCTGACTATAAACCACATCTTTAATTTCAGCAACATTTTTGTTTTTTACTTCCTGAGCAATTTTTATGAAGGGATATTTTTTTATTAGTTTAGCATAGGTACTTTTTATCGTATATGAAGTATCGATAGGAAAATTTATTTGTCCAAAAAAAGAATTTGATACAAAGTACAGAACTACTAAAAAAATATTCCTCATAAACTAAATTTAGCTAATATACAATCTGGCAAAATAACAGACTTTTCTCTATAACTGGTTGGAAATAACAGCAACAGTATGCAGTAAAAAAATTAATTTTTAATTGATTCTACTTTTTTGTCATTGATATACGTATTTATAAAATTAAAATTCTTAATATTTTTCAATAAATAAACAGAGTCTGCTTTTTCGATAACTACATTTTTAAGCGTAATGTTTTCAACCGGTGATTCTTTATATCCTTCAGCCCAAACACCATATTTACCTGCTTTTTTTACTTTTACGTTTTCTAAACTTACATTTCTGATAACAGGAATGAAGTTTCCTGTCTGCGAACCGTATACATTATAAAACATATTTAATTTTAAGACACATTCTTTGACAATTCCTACTTCCAGATTTCTCACATAAACATCTTCAATAACCCCTCCTCGTTTAGAATTTGTTTTGATACGAATTGCCCTGTCTAAATTTGGACTATCCATAACACAGTTCTCTACAAAAACATTATTTACACCTGCGGATATTTCACTACCAATTACTACACCTCCGTGACCGTCTATCATCTTACAATTTTGTACAATAATATTTTTGCTTGGTATTCCTACTCTTCTTCCATCAGCATCTCTTCCTGATTTTATGGCAATGCAATCATCTCCTGTGTTAAATACACAGTTTTTAATTATTACATTTTGTGAGTATTCCGGATCGCAACCATCATTATTAGGTCCGTGACTATCTATTGTAACCCCGTCTATTATTACATTATTGGATTTTATTGGGTGCAAAATCCAAAAAGGGGCATTAATTACTTTAACGTCTTTTATTAGAACAGTATTACATTCAAAGAATTCAATAAAATTAGGTCTTAAGTAACGTCCTTCACCAAAAATCCTTTCAGAAACTGGCACACCTTTTTCTGCCATATCAACCAAAACTTCACGATTAGTTGGGTCATTTTGCGAAGGAATCCCTTTTTTCCAGCCATAATCTTTAGCACCTGACCATACCCACCAGTTGCCAATACTAGCCTGGCCATTCAAAATACCTTTACCTGTTATAGCAACATTTATTTTATTTTTAGCATAAATAAGTGGGGAGTAATTCATTAATTCCGTTCCTTCAAAAGAAGTATGAACTATTGGGTAATCTTTTGGATTTGTACTAAACAGAATTTCTGCATTATCTTCCAAATGTAAATTCACGTTATTTTCTAAATGTATAGGGCCGGTTAAGTATTTTCCTTTAGGAACAATAACTCTTCCACCACCATTAGAAGTGCAAGCTTTTATTGCCTTTTCAAAAGCAATTGTATTGAATGCAACTCCATCTCCAACTGCGCCAAAATCTTTCACATTATAATCTTTCTCTAGAAAATTAACTTGAGGCATAGTCTTTATAACAAAGTTCATTTTTTTCCATGGATCTTCAATTGATGCTTCTGGTGTTTTTAGCCTGCAAGACATAAAAACAATACAACCAATCATTATTAAAAATGAGTAATTATTTTTAAAGACATTATACCCCATCATTTATAGTATTCTATTTATTAATCAAGACTTTTTTAACTATGTAATCGATTACACGAAAGTAAAGAAATGGAATTACATCAACAAATAAATTTGGATAAAAATTATGCATTCATTTTTAAAAAGTGACATTAATTGTAATTTTTGTAAAAAAAAACATAATTTTTTACCATTGCTCCATCATATTTAACAAGTAGCTTTTTTTTGGTAATCGATAACATTTTATACTTGTGTTTGCAAAAAAAATGTATTTTTGTGTTAAAATAATCAAAATATGAATTTTGAATGAGCGAAAAAATAACCATTTATGATATTGCAAAAAAATTAAATATAACTGCTGCCACAGTATCGAGAGCACTGAATAACAGTCCGAAAATAAAAGATAGCACAAAAAAAATAGTTCTTGAAACTGCTGCCTCAATGAACTATAAACAAAATAAATTAGCTTTAGCTTTAAAAAGCGGGAGAAGCAATAATATCGGAGTTATTGTACCTCGTATTGACAGTAATTTTTTTGCATCTGTAATTAGAGGAATCGAAGAAGAGCTCTACCCTCATGGTTATCAGGTTATTATTTGCCAGACACACGAAAACCCAAAAAGAGAAAATGAGAATCTTTATACCTTAATTGATGCCCAGGTTGACGGTATTTTAATGTCAGTTACAGATGTTACGAATGAAAATGACAGTGCTTTTCGTAATGTATTGGAAAAGAATGTTCCATTGATTTTCTTTGACAGAAGCAAACATATAGAAGGTGTAAGTTCTGTTACTATAAATGATTTTAAAGGCGGTTACATAGCTACAAAACAATTAATTAATCAAGGATGCAAATGTATTGCACATCTATCCGGAGATTTGTCTTTAGAAATTTTCAAAAATAGATTTTTAGGGTACAAACAGGCTTTACTGGATAATGGAATCAGTTTTAACGAAAAATATGTTATTCAGTCCAAAAGTAGTGTCGAAGCTGGAAAAAATGCCGTTAATATTTTACTTGAGCTTGAAACACCGCCAGACGCTATATTTTCTTCAAGTGATTTTGCTGCCTTAGGCGCTATTCAGGAATTAAGAGACAGAAACATTAGTATTCCACAAGATTTTTGTGTTGCAGGCTTTAGTAATGAACCTTTCACTAAGTTTATGGAACTATCGATAACTTCTGTTGATCAGTCTCCTCTTGAAATGGGAAGGATGTCAGCGCGTGTCTTTTTAGAACAAGCTGGTAAAACAGACACTATTAAAATCGAAAAAAAGGTAGTTTTAGCACCAGAATTACATATTCGTAAATCTACGTCGAGAATAAATTTATAATTACTCTTGCAATTTCTAATCTATTCCCCCTAGTAAAACGTTTGCTTTTCTGTAAAAACCTAATTCTCTTTCTATTTACAATTAAACTTCTACCATGCCTTATTCTCAATAAAACAATTACATCAATTGCAAAATGAAAAATCTATAGCTTTATTTTTTACACACATTTATAGCCAAAATAATAACATTTTTTCAATCGATGATATTTTATATTGAATTATTCAAAAAAAAAGTATTTTTGTCCTGAACAAAATAAAAGAATATTTTTTGAATGAGTGAAAAAACCACTATATACGATATTGCCAAAAGACTAAACATTACTGCAGCTACTGTTTCAAGAGCTTTAAATAACAACCCTAAAATAAAAATAAGCACACGCGAATTGGTACAGCAAACAGCCGACTTAATGGGTTACAAACCTAACAAGCTGGCATTGGCTTTAAAAAGTGGAAGAAGCAACAATATAGGCATCATAGTTCCTCGCGTTGATAATAATTTTTTTGGAACCGTAATTAGAGGCATTGAAGAAGAACTCTATCCTCATGGTTATCACGTTATTATTTCACAGACTCATGATGATCCCAAAAGAGAAAATGAAAACCTGTATGCTTTAATAGACGCACAGGTTGATGGCATCTTAATGTCTGTTACTGATGTTACTGATGAAAATTATGAAGCCTTTCAAAACGTCCTCCAAAAAAATGTTCCTTTAATTTTCTTTGACAGAACCAGACATATTGACGGAGTTAGCTCTGTAACCATTAATGACTTTAAAGGAGGTTATCTTACTACAAAACATTTAATCAATGAAGGCTGCAGACATATCGCTCATTTTTCCAGAGACCAGTCACTTGATATTTTTAAAAATAGATTTTTAGGCTATAAGCAAGCGCTATTGGATAGCGGAATACCTTTTAAGGAAGAATATGTTATTCCTATTAAAAGTAGTGTAGAATCAGGAAAAGAAGCAATAGAAATTTTATTGCAGCTTGAAACTCCTCCTGATGCTATATTCTCTTCAAGTGATTTTGCTGCTTTAGGGGCTATTCAGGAATTAAAAGAAAGAAACATCTCTATTCCTGATGATTTTTGTGTAGCAGGATTTAGTAATGAACCATTCACAAAGTTCATGGAGCTATCCATAACTTCAGTCGACCAGTCACCGCTTGAAATGGGAAAAATGGCTGCAAAGGTATTCTTAGAGCAAATAAGTAAAACTGAAACTATTAAAATACAAAAAAAGGTAATCCTTGCACCCGAACTGCATATTCGCCAGTCTTCAACAAGAATTACCTTTTAATCTCTTAATAAATAAATTATGTGAATTTTATTTAATTTCCGAATCGTTACATTACACCTTAAAGTTTTATCTCTAATTAAAAACAAAAAAGGCAGCTTTATCAGCTGCCTTTCTACATAGTAACAATTATTTATATAAGTTAAACGTTGGCAAAATTATAATGAGACCCCTCTTTTCCAAGGAATAAACACATCTTGTTTCAACTGATCTGCTTTTGTTTCCACGTTTCCGCTAGCCAATTCTATAATATAATCTACAAGTTCTTCTCCAACTTCGGTGATATTTTTTTCACCAGTAATTACAGTCCCAGCATTGAAATCAATGATATCAGACATTCTATTGGTTAATGCTGTGTTTGAAGCAATTTTCACAACAGGTGCAACCGGATTTCCCATCGGATTTCCTAAACCTGTTGTAAACAAAACAACAGTTGCTCCCGATCCAACCAACCCTGTAGTACATTCGGCGTCATTTCCTGGCGTATTTAGAAGATTTAAACCCGGTTGTGAAATGTACTCACCGTAATCCAAAACATCTACAATTGGCGCTGTTCCACCTTTTTTAGATGCACCAGCAGATTTCATTGCGTCAGTAATTAATCCGTCTTTAATATTTCCTGGAGATGGGTTCATATCAAACCCTGAACCTGCATCTACAACTGATTTTTCAAAAGCTTTCATCAAAGATAAAAACTTATCGGCTTTTTCTTCGCTTACACATCGATTCATCAATTCTTGCTCAACGCCACATAATTCCGGAAACTCTGCCAAAATAGATTTAGCTCCCAAAGCTGCGAAAATATCTGAAACAACTCCCAATACTGGATTTGCCGAAATTCCTGAAAACCCGTCAGATCCACCACATTCCAAACCAATACTTAATTTTGATATAGGAGCAGGTTTGCGTTCAATTTTGTTAGCTCTTTTAATGGCTTCATAAGAATCTTTAATCACCATTTGGAACATTTGATCGGTAGTTCCAATTTGCTGTTGCTCATAGATCAAAATTTCTTTATCACAATTCGGACTCATTGCTTTCAATGCATTTTTGAAAATATCTACTTGCAAATTTTGGCAGCCCAAACTCAAAATAGTTGCACCAGCAACATTTGGATTATTCACATATCCTGCAAGCAGTTTTGCCAACAATTCAGAATCTTGTCTAATCCCACCACAACCACCTTGATGATTGATGAATTTTACTTCAACATTATCTAAAAGATTTTCATTTCGATCTCTACCAGAAACTTCTTCTACGCTTTTTTCTTCAATTAAAGAGCGTAATAAATTTTTATAAGAAACTTCTTTTTTTGGCAGTAATTCGTTTTCGAAAATATCTTTCAGTTTTTCTATATTTTTATTTTCACAAAAAACTAATGGAATAAATAACCAAACATTTTTGGTACCAACTTGTCCATCTGTACGGTGGTACCCGTTGAAAGTTTTGTCTTTCCAACGATCTACATTTGGTGGAGTCCAACCTAAATTTGCATTTTTTCCAAAAACTTTTTCACTTTCATGTTTTACATTTTCGGTGGTAATTACTTCTCCTTTTTTTATAGGTTTTACCGCTTTCCCTACCAAAACCCCATACATTATAATCTCATCACCAATTGCAAAATCTTTCTCTGTGATTTTATGTTTTGCTTTAACATCAGTAGTTGGTGAAACTGTAGTTCCTTCAAATGCAATTTGTTCGTTTTGTACCAAATCGGTTAATGCGACAATTACGTTATCCGCTGGATTTACTTTTATTAATTTTTTTTGCATGATAATAATTTTAAAATCTAATTAGTACTTTGCGCTGAAATTAGCGTAACCTTTTTCAATTCCATTTGCTTCAATTTCAGTTAAAGCTACAACTAATGCTTCAGAAAGACCATTAATTTTTGTTAAATCCTGACCCCAAAAATCTGTATTAGCCAAAACAGCATCCACAACTGAATCTAAAGCTCCTAATTGCCATGCACTGTTAAATGCCTCAACTAATTCGGGAGTATCTTTTACAGGCAATGCTTCATTATTCCATGTTCCTTTATAAAATTGTATTAAAGAAGCCAATGAAAAAGTCAAACTAACCGGCAATTTTTTATTTGCATTATAATATCCTAATAAACTTGGTAAGACCCTTACTTTGAATTTTGAAATAGAATTTAAAGCAATATCAGCCAATGCATGTTTGATAAATGGATTTTTAAAACGATCCATTACCTCTTCAGAATAGGCAGCAATTTCATTTTTGTCCATCGCAAGCGTTTCGCTGATTTCGCTGATAACGCTATTCACGAATTTCCCAGTAAAATCACCATTAACAGTTTCCATTACTAATTTGTTACCGTATAAAAGTGAAGTAGGAACCATTGCTGTATGCGCGCCATTCAAAATACGAACTTTTATCATCTTGAAAGGACGAATATCGTCAACGATTTTCACATTTAAATCCGTTTTATCAAAAGGAAGCTTTTGTTTTAAATCTTCACCACCTTCGATAGCCCAAAGGAAAAATGGCTCAGCTGCAACAATTAAATTATCCTGATAATCTAATTTATTGTTATAATCTTCAATTTCTGCTCTTGGGTATCCCGGAACGATTCTGTCAACCAGAGTACTGTGGTACGTACACGCCTCCGTTAACCATGTTTTGAATGAATCCTCTAATTTCCATAAATCTGCATATTGCAAAATATATTTCTTTAGGGTCTCAGAATTATAATCGATCAATTCACAAGGAATGATGGTAACACCTTTAGATGCATCGCCATTGAAGTGCTTGAATCTTTCATATAATAAAATAGTTAGTTTGGCAGGAAATGCTACTGGCGGCTGCATATCCGGAGTATCAGTATCAATAAATTCAATTCCTGCTTCAGTAGTATTTGAAACAATAAACTGAAGTTCTTCTTCTTTAGCTAAAGCTAAATAATCTGCAAATTCAGTATATGGATTTATAGCTTTTACAATATTATCAATTAACTGGATATCCTGTATTTTTTCTCCTTTTTTAATACCATTCATGAACAGAGTATACAAACCATCCTGCTCATTAATCAGGTGCACCATACCATCTTTTAATGGCTGAACAATTGCAATACCAGCATTAAAATCAACCTCTTTGTTTAGTTTGTGAAAAGCATAATCAACAAATGCTCTTAGGAAGTTACCTTCACCAAACTGCACTACTTTAATTGGATTTAATTTCTCTAATCCTGTATTTACTCTATTTAACTTTTTCATTTTGAATTTTTCTCTAATAGTGTTATAAATAACCTCATTAATCCCTTACCTGTTTTTTAATTGTAAAAGAAACATTACACTTGTAAAAGATTAAAATAAAGTTTGCTGTGAGGAGTGACAAGCTTTATTTTTCAAGCGTAATGTTCAATTACAACCTTTAAAACTCTAAAAAAAACTGCTTTACAATAAGGAATAACTAATTATTCCTTATTTATTTTTTTCTAATATTTTTAATGATGTTTAAAACATCACTTACTTTATTTTTTAATCCTTCAAAATCTTGTTTATCAAGCAAATCTTTTGAAATTAATTGCGAACCAAGACCAACACAGGTAGCACCTGCATTTAACCATGAAGACAAACTTTCTTCAGTTGGATAAACACCTCCCGTTGGCATAATTGTAGTCCATGGGCAAGGTCCTTTTATTGCTTTAATAAATTCTGGTCCGTAAGTATCCGCAGGAAACAATTTTACGACTTCACAGCCTAATTCTTCTGCTCTTGCAATTTCTGAAAGCGTTCCACAACCCGGAGACCATAAAACTTTTCTACGATTACAGGCAATTGCAATATCTTCTCTAAAAACAGGAGTTACAATAAAATTAGCACCAAGCTGCATGTACAATGAAGCTGCAGCAGCATCGGTAACAGAACCAACACCTAACATCATTCCAGGCAATTCAGCCAGTGCATATTTATTTAATGCTCCAAAAACTTCAAAAGCAAAATCACCTCTGCTTGTAAATTCCATTAATCTGGAACCTCCATCGTAACAGGCCTTTAATACTTTTTTACTGATTTCAATATCCGAATGAAAAAACAAAGGAACCATCCCGTTATCTTTCATCGTCTGAGCTACTTCAATTCTTGAATACTTTGCCATACTTTATTTATCTTGATACTAATCCGGCAGAGTTTCCTCCCGCCATGTTTTCAACTTCTTTTAATGTAACTAAATTATAATCTCCGGCAATTGTGTGTTTCAAGCAACAAGCTGCTACTGCAAAATCTAATGCCTTTTGTTTATCCTCTTTGTATTCAACTAATCCGTAAATTAATCCTCCCATAAAAGCGTCTCCACTTCCTACACGGTCAATTACCGGAGTTACTTCCTGAACGGCTGCATTAAAAATAGTTTTCCCATCAAATAAAACGCCACCTATTCTTTGATGCGAAGCACTAATTGAATAACGCAATGTAGTTGCCACCGTTTTTAAATTTGGACAAAGTTCATATAACTTAGAATATAAAGCCGGTAATGATTTTCCATCCTGATAATCCGGATTTACTTTAGGGATGCCCAACATAAAATACGCTGTATCAATATCTCCTAAAATAACGTGACTGTATTTTAATAACTCAGGCATCACCTCACTTGGCGTTTTTCCGTATTGCCATAATTTTGATCTGTAATTCAAATCACATGAAATGGTTAATCCTAATTCATGCGCTATCTGAACTGCTTCAAGACAGGCTTCTGCAGCGCTTTGAGAAATTGCAGCTGAGATTCCGCTAAAGTGAAACCAGGTTGCTCCTTCAAGTACTTTTTTCCAGTCAACATCACCTTTTTGAATCGTTGCCATCGAGCTATGTGCGCGATCGTACACCACATTGCTTCCTCTGGTTCCTGCTCCTG
The Flavobacterium flavigenum genome window above contains:
- a CDS encoding alpha/beta hydrolase — protein: MRNIFLVVLYFVSNSFFGQINFPIDTSYTIKSTYAKLIKKYPFIKIAQEVKNKNVAEIKDVVYSQDKNRALHLDAYINKTKRKNPGVVMIHGGGWKSGNKNQMKVMAQRIASQGYSCFTIEYRLSLEAKYPEGILDVKNAIRFIKDNAKKFKIDPYKIAVLGCSSGGQMAALIGTTNKNPAFDDVLNKSKSSSNVNAIINIDGILAFKHPESSEGEMAAFWLKGTSVENPENWKNASALTHTDENSPPILFINSSIDRFHAGRNDMIAILKQNNIYNEVHTIKDSPHSFWFFTPWLDETILYTTQFLDKIFKKI
- a CDS encoding glycoside hydrolase family 28 protein, with the protein product MSCRLKTPEASIEDPWKKMNFVIKTMPQVNFLEKDYNVKDFGAVGDGVAFNTIAFEKAIKACTSNGGGRVIVPKGKYLTGPIHLENNVNLHLEDNAEILFSTNPKDYPIVHTSFEGTELMNYSPLIYAKNKINVAITGKGILNGQASIGNWWVWSGAKDYGWKKGIPSQNDPTNREVLVDMAEKGVPVSERIFGEGRYLRPNFIEFFECNTVLIKDVKVINAPFWILHPIKSNNVIIDGVTIDSHGPNNDGCDPEYSQNVIIKNCVFNTGDDCIAIKSGRDADGRRVGIPSKNIIVQNCKMIDGHGGVVIGSEISAGVNNVFVENCVMDSPNLDRAIRIKTNSKRGGVIEDVYVRNLEVGIVKECVLKLNMFYNVYGSQTGNFIPVIRNVSLENVKVKKAGKYGVWAEGYKESPVENITLKNVVIEKADSVYLLKNIKNFNFINTYINDKKVESIKN
- a CDS encoding LacI family DNA-binding transcriptional regulator; translation: MSEKITIYDIAKKLNITAATVSRALNNSPKIKDSTKKIVLETAASMNYKQNKLALALKSGRSNNIGVIVPRIDSNFFASVIRGIEEELYPHGYQVIICQTHENPKRENENLYTLIDAQVDGILMSVTDVTNENDSAFRNVLEKNVPLIFFDRSKHIEGVSSVTINDFKGGYIATKQLINQGCKCIAHLSGDLSLEIFKNRFLGYKQALLDNGISFNEKYVIQSKSSVEAGKNAVNILLELETPPDAIFSSSDFAALGAIQELRDRNISIPQDFCVAGFSNEPFTKFMELSITSVDQSPLEMGRMSARVFLEQAGKTDTIKIEKKVVLAPELHIRKSTSRINL
- a CDS encoding LacI family DNA-binding transcriptional regulator; its protein translation is MSEKTTIYDIAKRLNITAATVSRALNNNPKIKISTRELVQQTADLMGYKPNKLALALKSGRSNNIGIIVPRVDNNFFGTVIRGIEEELYPHGYHVIISQTHDDPKRENENLYALIDAQVDGILMSVTDVTDENYEAFQNVLQKNVPLIFFDRTRHIDGVSSVTINDFKGGYLTTKHLINEGCRHIAHFSRDQSLDIFKNRFLGYKQALLDSGIPFKEEYVIPIKSSVESGKEAIEILLQLETPPDAIFSSSDFAALGAIQELKERNISIPDDFCVAGFSNEPFTKFMELSITSVDQSPLEMGKMAAKVFLEQISKTETIKIQKKVILAPELHIRQSSTRITF
- a CDS encoding UxaA family hydrolase, which encodes MQKKLIKVNPADNVIVALTDLVQNEQIAFEGTTVSPTTDVKAKHKITEKDFAIGDEIIMYGVLVGKAVKPIKKGEVITTENVKHESEKVFGKNANLGWTPPNVDRWKDKTFNGYHRTDGQVGTKNVWLFIPLVFCENKNIEKLKDIFENELLPKKEVSYKNLLRSLIEEKSVEEVSGRDRNENLLDNVEVKFINHQGGCGGIRQDSELLAKLLAGYVNNPNVAGATILSLGCQNLQVDIFKNALKAMSPNCDKEILIYEQQQIGTTDQMFQMVIKDSYEAIKRANKIERKPAPISKLSIGLECGGSDGFSGISANPVLGVVSDIFAALGAKSILAEFPELCGVEQELMNRCVSEEKADKFLSLMKAFEKSVVDAGSGFDMNPSPGNIKDGLITDAMKSAGASKKGGTAPIVDVLDYGEYISQPGLNLLNTPGNDAECTTGLVGSGATVVLFTTGLGNPMGNPVAPVVKIASNTALTNRMSDIIDFNAGTVITGEKNITEVGEELVDYIIELASGNVETKADQLKQDVFIPWKRGVSL
- a CDS encoding tagaturonate reductase, coding for MKKLNRVNTGLEKLNPIKVVQFGEGNFLRAFVDYAFHKLNKEVDFNAGIAIVQPLKDGMVHLINEQDGLYTLFMNGIKKGEKIQDIQLIDNIVKAINPYTEFADYLALAKEEELQFIVSNTTEAGIEFIDTDTPDMQPPVAFPAKLTILLYERFKHFNGDASKGVTIIPCELIDYNSETLKKYILQYADLWKLEDSFKTWLTEACTYHSTLVDRIVPGYPRAEIEDYNNKLDYQDNLIVAAEPFFLWAIEGGEDLKQKLPFDKTDLNVKIVDDIRPFKMIKVRILNGAHTAMVPTSLLYGNKLVMETVNGDFTGKFVNSVISEISETLAMDKNEIAAYSEEVMDRFKNPFIKHALADIALNSISKFKVRVLPSLLGYYNANKKLPVSLTFSLASLIQFYKGTWNNEALPVKDTPELVEAFNSAWQLGALDSVVDAVLANTDFWGQDLTKINGLSEALVVALTEIEANGIEKGYANFSAKY
- a CDS encoding bifunctional 4-hydroxy-2-oxoglutarate aldolase/2-dehydro-3-deoxy-phosphogluconate aldolase; translated protein: MAKYSRIEVAQTMKDNGMVPLFFHSDIEISKKVLKACYDGGSRLMEFTSRGDFAFEVFGALNKYALAELPGMMLGVGSVTDAAAASLYMQLGANFIVTPVFREDIAIACNRRKVLWSPGCGTLSEIARAEELGCEVVKLFPADTYGPEFIKAIKGPCPWTTIMPTGGVYPTEESLSSWLNAGATCVGLGSQLISKDLLDKQDFEGLKNKVSDVLNIIKNIRKK
- a CDS encoding sugar kinase: MSKVVAFGEIMLRFSTERHLRFSQAKAFTASYGGGEFNVCVSLANYGINAEFVTRLPENEIGYCAVQEMRKMNVESKSIVYGGERLGTYYLETGAGTRGSNVVYDRAHSSMATIQKGDVDWKKVLEGATWFHFSGISAAISQSAAEACLEAVQIAHELGLTISCDLNYRSKLWQYGKTPSEVMPELLKYSHVILGDIDTAYFMLGIPKVNPDYQDGKSLPALYSKLYELCPNLKTVATTLRYSISASHQRIGGVLFDGKTIFNAAVQEVTPVIDRVGSGDAFMGGLIYGLVEYKEDKQKALDFAVAACCLKHTIAGDYNLVTLKEVENMAGGNSAGLVSR